One window of Betaproteobacteria bacterium genomic DNA carries:
- a CDS encoding mechanosensitive ion channel family protein yields MDIQSFYESAKPALLAIGFKVVGATVIYIAGRLLIGIAGGLIQKALERQKVEPTVIRYIGNTIAVALNVLLVIGILGYFGVETTSFAALIAALGIAIGAAWSGLLANFAAGAFILVLRPFKVGDYVLAGDVEGTVRAVGLFTTAIDTPDNVQTFVGNAKVMGGTINNFSNNPHRRVELTAQLNHSVDPHDAIRRRKEALPRIANVVADPPPSVEILAFNERGPVLAVRPFVHTDHYWQVFFDTNKAIRDTFGAAGYPVPEAHLTVRQKAA; encoded by the coding sequence ATGGACATCCAGTCGTTTTACGAATCGGCGAAACCCGCGCTGCTTGCAATAGGTTTCAAGGTCGTTGGCGCTACCGTCATCTACATCGCCGGGCGGTTGCTCATCGGCATCGCCGGCGGCCTGATCCAGAAGGCGCTGGAGCGCCAGAAGGTGGAGCCCACGGTCATCCGCTATATCGGCAACACGATTGCGGTGGCACTCAATGTCCTGCTGGTGATCGGCATCCTCGGTTACTTCGGTGTGGAGACCACCTCGTTCGCGGCATTGATCGCCGCGCTGGGCATCGCGATCGGCGCCGCCTGGTCGGGACTGCTCGCCAACTTCGCGGCGGGCGCCTTCATCCTGGTGCTGCGGCCTTTCAAGGTGGGCGACTACGTCCTGGCCGGCGACGTGGAGGGCACGGTGCGCGCCGTGGGCCTCTTCACAACGGCGATCGACACGCCCGACAACGTCCAGACCTTCGTCGGGAACGCGAAGGTCATGGGCGGCACGATCAATAATTTCTCCAACAATCCGCACCGCCGGGTGGAGCTCACCGCACAGCTCAACCACTCGGTCGATCCCCATGATGCGATCCGGCGCCGGAAGGAGGCGCTCCCCCGCATCGCGAACGTGGTCGCCGACCCCCCGCCCAGCGTCGAGATCCTCGCCTTCAACGAGCGCGGCCCGGTGCTCGCGGTGCGCCCGTTCGTCCACACCGACCACTACTGGCAGGTCTTTTTCGACACCAACAAGGCGATCCGCGACACGTTCGGCGCGGCGGGCTACCCTGTGCCCGAGGCGCACCTGACCGTACGGCAGAAGGCCGCCTGA
- a CDS encoding SPFH domain-containing protein: MALWDKLMGELVDIVEWLDDSNNTLAYRFERYQNEIKYGAKLVVREGQVAVFINEGKLADVFTPGTHELTTQNLPILATLKGWKFGFNSPFKAEVYFCSTRKFTNLKWGTPGPATMRDKDFGVVRATAFGIYAIRVKDAGTFVKDLVGTDNRFTTDEIQENLRGKIGLRIKEVMPELGIPIVELEAKVTELGTRLRDRLSPEFEQLGFELVEVQVQDIGLPEEVEKAIDKRGAMAAIGNLQAYTQYETASAIRDAANNPGGAAGAGVGLGAGIAMGAQMVNAMGGAMGAGTAAAGLAVPPPIPGAVAFHVAVGGQQAGPFELTALQQQAAGGQLTRASLVWKAGMAQWTKAGEVPELAALFASVPPPVPPSA; this comes from the coding sequence ATGGCACTGTGGGACAAGTTGATGGGCGAACTGGTCGATATCGTCGAATGGCTCGACGATTCGAACAACACGCTCGCTTACCGCTTCGAGCGCTACCAGAACGAGATCAAGTACGGCGCGAAGCTCGTGGTTCGCGAGGGCCAGGTGGCCGTCTTCATCAACGAGGGAAAGCTCGCCGACGTGTTCACGCCCGGCACGCACGAGCTGACCACGCAGAACCTGCCGATCCTCGCCACCCTCAAGGGCTGGAAGTTCGGCTTCAACAGCCCCTTCAAGGCGGAGGTGTACTTCTGCTCCACGCGCAAGTTCACCAACCTCAAGTGGGGCACGCCGGGCCCGGCGACGATGCGCGACAAGGATTTCGGCGTCGTTCGCGCGACCGCCTTCGGCATCTACGCGATCCGCGTGAAGGATGCCGGCACCTTCGTGAAGGACCTGGTCGGCACCGACAACCGCTTCACCACCGACGAGATCCAGGAGAACCTGCGCGGCAAGATCGGGCTTCGCATCAAGGAGGTGATGCCGGAGCTGGGTATTCCCATCGTGGAGCTCGAGGCCAAGGTCACGGAGCTGGGCACTCGCCTTCGCGACCGCCTTTCTCCCGAGTTCGAGCAATTGGGATTCGAGCTGGTGGAAGTCCAGGTGCAGGACATCGGCCTGCCGGAGGAGGTCGAGAAGGCCATCGACAAGCGCGGCGCCATGGCCGCCATCGGCAACCTGCAGGCCTACACGCAGTACGAGACGGCCTCCGCGATCCGCGATGCGGCCAACAATCCCGGCGGTGCGGCTGGCGCGGGCGTGGGCCTCGGCGCGGGCATCGCGATGGGTGCGCAGATGGTGAATGCGATGGGAGGGGCCATGGGCGCAGGCACCGCCGCCGCCGGTTTAGCGGTTCCGCCGCCGATTCCAGGCGCGGTCGCGTTCCACGTCGCGGTCGGTGGCCAGCAGGCCGGCCCCTTCGAGCTGACGGCCCTCCAGCAACAGGCGGCCGGCGGCCAGCTCACGCGCGCGTCCCTCGTGTGGAAGGCGGGCATGGCGCAGTGGACCAAGGCGGGCGAGGTGCCCGAGCTCGCCGCGCTTTTCGCCAGCGTTCCCCCGCCCGTGCCGCCGTCCGCGTAG
- a CDS encoding MOSC N-terminal beta barrel domain-containing protein yields the protein MTVAISQLNIYPVKSLKGIAVDSAAVTDRGLAHDRRFMVVDPAGGFLTQRDYPRMATVWTEIAGDELRLAAPDAAEVAIPLEPVEGESMRVEVWDSACLAIAPSPEADRWLTDCLGRPCRLVYMPDSTHRLSNPRHAGNDKQVGFADGYAFLIVTEASLADLNARLAHPVPLDRFRANIVVRGALPFAEDGWGGFAAGTAVLRMAKPCGRCRVTTTDQSTGEVTGPEPLATLAGYRNSPDYGARFGMNAVTVRTGAVRLGDAVVPS from the coding sequence ATGACCGTCGCCATCTCCCAGCTGAACATCTATCCCGTCAAGTCCCTCAAGGGCATCGCTGTCGATTCCGCGGCAGTCACCGACCGCGGCCTGGCGCACGACCGGCGCTTCATGGTGGTCGATCCTGCGGGCGGGTTCCTCACGCAACGCGACTATCCGCGCATGGCCACGGTGTGGACCGAGATCGCCGGCGACGAGCTTCGCCTTGCCGCACCGGACGCAGCCGAGGTGGCGATCCCGCTCGAGCCCGTGGAGGGCGAATCGATGCGCGTGGAAGTCTGGGACAGCGCCTGCCTTGCCATCGCGCCTTCTCCCGAAGCTGACCGCTGGCTCACCGATTGCCTCGGCAGGCCCTGCCGCCTGGTGTACATGCCGGATTCCACGCACCGCCTCTCGAACCCTCGCCACGCCGGCAACGACAAGCAAGTCGGGTTCGCGGACGGTTACGCGTTCCTCATCGTCACCGAGGCTTCGCTTGCGGACCTCAACGCACGCCTGGCGCACCCCGTGCCGCTGGATCGCTTTCGCGCCAACATCGTCGTGCGGGGCGCGCTGCCATTCGCCGAGGATGGCTGGGGAGGGTTCGCGGCGGGAACGGCCGTGCTCCGGATGGCCAAGCCCTGCGGGCGCTGCCGCGTCACGACCACCGACCAGTCCACCGGAGAGGTGACGGGTCCGGAGCCGCTGGCCACGCTGGCGGGCTACCGGAACAGTCCCGACTACGGCGCGCGTTTCGGCATGAACGCCGTGACGGTGCGTACCGGTGCGGTCCGCCTGGGAGATGCGGTGGTGCCGTCCTAG
- a CDS encoding DUF423 domain-containing protein codes for MVLAAGVALGAIASHAAGRAPHPDAARLLQTAVLYQLVHGVGIVLIGVLAGFGQSRWLALSGAAFLLGVALFCGSLYWLAFTAVSAGPLAPLGGASFIAGWIFLAIHALFGNRG; via the coding sequence TTGGTCCTTGCCGCGGGCGTGGCCCTCGGCGCGATCGCCTCCCATGCCGCGGGTCGCGCCCCGCATCCGGACGCTGCACGACTCCTGCAGACGGCGGTGCTCTACCAGCTGGTGCACGGTGTCGGGATCGTGCTGATCGGCGTCCTGGCGGGTTTCGGACAGTCGCGGTGGCTGGCCTTGTCGGGCGCAGCGTTCCTGCTGGGCGTGGCGCTTTTCTGCGGGTCCCTCTACTGGCTTGCGTTCACGGCCGTCTCGGCGGGTCCGCTCGCGCCTCTCGGGGGCGCCTCGTTCATTGCCGGCTGGATCTTCCTCGCTATCCACGCACTCTTCGGCAATCGCGGCTAG
- a CDS encoding MMPL family transporter produces MNLDTVIQAVSGFVFGHRRALLVFFGILTAIFLASASRLVVDAGFSKMVPLDHPYMKVYRDYEKVFGSANRIAVAIVQKDGDIFNKEYMAKLKGLTDDVFLLNGVDRPSVKSLFTPNTRFIEVIEEGFSGGNVIPATFQGTFEDLKQVRSNVQKSSEIGRTVATDFSGALVTAGLLEIDPQTGKRLNYFEVASKLESLRAKYEGPTQSVHIIGFAKAVGDIRDGARGVLTFFGIAFVITAGLMFFFVKDLKLTGVALAVAMMPVLWLLGTLPILGYGIDPLSILVPFLIFSIGVSHAVQMVKAWEHEVAAGTDSLTAARRSFARLFIPGTFALLTNVLGFAVIMLIPIDIVRELGITASLGVAWMIVTNKMLLPILLSYLSMSKAAASRDAFQESRVERVWRVASGCVQRRKAGVIIGVSVVILAIGVVGAHRLKVGDYGIGVPELRPESRYNRDNATIVDKFAMGTNTLGVVAQTKNVQGACTNYDIMSVIEKFDWYMQNAPGTQSVISLPGLAKNVTAGFNEGNLKWRQLPRDPQVLAQGVTPIDTATGLLNPDCSAMQVLIFTTDQQGDTIASLVSNVKAFAAKANTDNLEFKLATGNVGVMAATNEAVDQARWEMNFAIFGALMAMCMITFRSLRATLCILIPLALVSVLCEALMPLLGIGLKVSTLPVIALGVGVGVDYGIYLYDRIEVHLEEGKSLANAFFEALKERGTAMVFTAVTMTLGVGTWAMSALKFQADMGILLAFMFFLNMLGAIFLLPALAAFLLKPHRAVPPAESV; encoded by the coding sequence ATGAACCTCGACACAGTGATCCAGGCGGTCTCCGGTTTCGTCTTCGGCCATCGACGCGCGCTCCTCGTTTTCTTCGGCATCCTCACGGCGATCTTCCTCGCCTCCGCCTCGCGTCTCGTGGTGGACGCGGGATTCAGCAAGATGGTGCCGCTCGATCATCCATACATGAAGGTCTACCGCGATTACGAGAAGGTATTCGGCAGCGCGAACCGCATCGCGGTGGCCATCGTCCAGAAGGACGGCGACATCTTCAACAAGGAGTACATGGCGAAGCTCAAGGGCCTCACGGACGACGTGTTCCTGCTGAACGGCGTGGACAGGCCTTCCGTCAAGTCGCTCTTCACGCCCAACACGCGCTTCATCGAGGTGATCGAGGAGGGCTTCTCGGGCGGCAACGTGATTCCGGCCACCTTCCAGGGCACCTTCGAGGACCTGAAGCAGGTGCGCTCCAACGTGCAGAAATCCAGCGAGATCGGCCGCACGGTGGCCACCGACTTCTCCGGGGCCCTGGTCACCGCGGGACTCCTCGAGATAGACCCGCAGACGGGCAAGCGCCTGAACTACTTCGAGGTCGCCTCGAAGCTCGAGTCCCTGCGCGCCAAGTACGAGGGGCCCACGCAGTCGGTGCACATCATCGGCTTCGCCAAGGCGGTGGGCGACATCCGCGACGGCGCGCGCGGAGTGCTCACCTTCTTCGGCATCGCCTTCGTGATCACCGCAGGCCTCATGTTCTTCTTCGTGAAGGACCTGAAGCTCACCGGGGTGGCGCTCGCGGTCGCGATGATGCCGGTGCTCTGGCTCCTGGGCACGCTCCCGATCCTGGGCTACGGCATCGATCCCCTCTCGATCCTCGTGCCCTTCCTCATCTTCTCCATCGGCGTTTCCCACGCGGTGCAGATGGTGAAGGCGTGGGAACACGAGGTGGCCGCGGGCACCGACAGCCTCACGGCCGCCAGGCGATCCTTCGCGAGGCTCTTCATTCCCGGCACTTTCGCGCTGCTCACCAACGTGCTGGGTTTCGCGGTGATCATGCTCATCCCCATCGACATCGTGCGCGAGCTCGGCATCACGGCCTCGCTGGGCGTGGCCTGGATGATCGTCACGAACAAGATGCTGCTGCCCATCCTGCTGTCGTATCTGTCCATGTCGAAGGCGGCGGCCAGCAGGGATGCTTTCCAGGAAAGCCGCGTGGAGCGCGTCTGGCGCGTCGCCTCGGGTTGCGTGCAGAGGCGCAAGGCCGGGGTGATCATCGGCGTCTCGGTGGTGATTCTAGCCATCGGTGTCGTCGGTGCGCACAGGCTGAAAGTGGGCGACTACGGTATCGGCGTGCCCGAGTTGCGGCCGGAGTCGCGCTACAACAGGGACAATGCGACGATCGTCGACAAGTTCGCCATGGGCACGAACACGCTCGGCGTCGTGGCGCAGACGAAGAACGTGCAGGGCGCGTGCACCAACTACGACATCATGAGCGTCATCGAGAAATTCGACTGGTACATGCAGAACGCGCCGGGCACCCAGTCGGTGATCTCGCTTCCGGGTCTCGCGAAGAACGTCACCGCCGGCTTCAACGAGGGCAACCTCAAGTGGCGCCAGCTGCCGCGCGACCCGCAGGTGCTGGCGCAGGGCGTGACGCCGATCGACACGGCCACGGGCCTGCTCAACCCGGATTGCAGCGCCATGCAGGTGCTCATCTTCACCACCGACCAGCAGGGCGACACGATCGCCTCGCTCGTGTCCAACGTCAAGGCCTTCGCGGCGAAGGCGAATACCGACAACCTCGAGTTCAAGCTCGCCACCGGCAACGTGGGCGTCATGGCAGCCACCAACGAGGCGGTCGACCAGGCGCGCTGGGAAATGAACTTCGCGATCTTCGGCGCCCTGATGGCGATGTGCATGATCACGTTCCGCAGCCTCCGCGCCACGCTTTGCATCCTCATCCCGCTGGCGCTCGTTTCCGTGCTGTGCGAGGCGCTCATGCCGCTGCTGGGCATCGGGCTCAAGGTCTCGACGCTGCCGGTGATCGCCCTCGGCGTGGGCGTGGGCGTGGACTACGGCATTTATCTCTACGACCGCATCGAGGTGCATCTCGAGGAGGGCAAGTCGCTCGCGAACGCGTTCTTCGAGGCCCTGAAGGAACGCGGCACGGCGATGGTGTTCACGGCGGTGACCATGACTCTCGGCGTGGGCACCTGGGCCATGTCGGCGCTCAAGTTCCAGGCCGACATGGGCATCCTCCTCGCGTTCATGTTCTTTCTGAACATGCTGGGCGCGATCTTTCTGCTGCCCGCGCTGGCCGCGTTCCTGCTCAAGCCGCACCGGGCCGTCCCGCCGGCCGAGTCCGTCTGA
- a CDS encoding DUF1329 domain-containing protein produces the protein MYVISKKAAALLAVGAAFALPAAAELGAADLAKLGTTLTPMGAEKAGNAAGTIPAWDGGITKPVAGYKLGGHYPDPYPNDKPLFTIDGKSADKYKDQLTPGQVAMLKKYPDYKMVVYPTRRSGAFPTCHYNETKECAAKAQLAPGGNGVVNCTGGVPFPIPKDGNEAIWNSELRYRGDTFAQNWAQAAVTRTGDYALVKFEYEYDFQYGNCSKPAAQREPNKILYYLQSTTAPARLAGQILLVHETVDQAKEPRSAWTYNPGQRRVRLAPNVAYDNPGTAADGLRTNDDFGMYNGATDRYNWRLVGKKEMYMPYNSNRMSAPNLKYSDVLKPGHLNQDLARYELHRVWVVEATLKPGTSHIYAKRVFFLDEDSWAVLATDKYDGRGELWRFSEQHNEAWYNVPMFFGTIEVHNDLQSGRYIAMGLRNEEAVIYKAIKRTGADYSPNSLRALGTR, from the coding sequence ATGTACGTAATCTCGAAGAAGGCCGCCGCGCTCCTCGCCGTGGGTGCTGCCTTCGCCCTTCCGGCCGCCGCGGAACTGGGCGCGGCCGACCTTGCCAAGCTCGGCACGACGCTTACGCCGATGGGCGCGGAGAAGGCCGGCAACGCGGCCGGCACGATCCCGGCCTGGGATGGCGGCATCACCAAGCCGGTCGCGGGCTACAAGCTCGGCGGGCATTACCCGGATCCCTACCCGAACGACAAGCCGCTCTTCACCATCGACGGCAAGTCCGCGGACAAGTACAAGGACCAGCTCACGCCCGGTCAGGTGGCGATGCTTAAGAAGTACCCGGACTACAAGATGGTCGTGTACCCGACGAGGCGCAGCGGCGCGTTCCCGACCTGCCACTACAACGAGACGAAGGAATGCGCGGCCAAGGCCCAGCTCGCTCCGGGCGGCAATGGAGTGGTCAACTGCACCGGCGGCGTCCCGTTCCCGATTCCCAAGGATGGCAACGAGGCAATCTGGAATTCCGAACTGCGCTATCGCGGGGACACCTTCGCGCAGAACTGGGCGCAGGCCGCGGTCACCCGCACCGGGGACTACGCGCTCGTCAAGTTCGAGTACGAATACGATTTCCAGTACGGCAACTGCTCGAAGCCCGCCGCTCAGCGCGAGCCCAACAAGATCCTGTACTACCTGCAGAGCACCACGGCCCCGGCGCGCCTGGCGGGCCAGATCCTGCTGGTGCACGAGACGGTGGACCAGGCGAAGGAGCCGCGCTCGGCATGGACCTACAACCCGGGCCAGCGCCGCGTGCGCCTCGCGCCCAACGTCGCCTACGACAACCCCGGCACGGCGGCCGACGGCCTTCGCACGAACGACGACTTCGGCATGTACAACGGCGCCACGGACCGCTACAACTGGAGGCTGGTCGGCAAGAAGGAGATGTACATGCCGTACAACTCCAACCGCATGTCCGCGCCGAACCTCAAGTACTCCGACGTATTGAAGCCGGGGCACCTGAACCAGGATCTCGCGCGCTACGAGCTGCATCGCGTGTGGGTGGTGGAAGCCACGCTCAAGCCGGGCACGAGCCACATCTACGCCAAGCGCGTGTTCTTCCTCGACGAGGACAGCTGGGCGGTGCTCGCCACCGACAAGTACGACGGCCGGGGGGAACTGTGGCGCTTCTCCGAGCAGCACAACGAGGCCTGGTACAACGTTCCGATGTTCTTCGGCACGATCGAGGTGCACAACGACCTCCAGTCCGGCCGCTACATCGCCATGGGCCTGAGGAACGAGGAAGCGGTGATCTACAAGGCGATCAAGCGCACCGGGGCCGACTACAGCCCGAACAGCCTGCGCGCCCTCGGCACACGCTAG
- a CDS encoding DUF1302 domain-containing protein, which produces MTPAFRPMLKPLVLAVLLAGAGPALAFQFDTDFGVKGSFDTTVSYGISVRASDRDPNLIGIMNGGTSRSVNEDDGDLNYKRNSPFANIIKATSDLELKYGRWGFFGRGTAFYDWTNMNKDNLGPTAIDRVGKNFVGLDGFISASFEPFDKNLRLRAGRQVISWGESTLIPNGINVINPVDISKLRVPGSELKEAFLPTQGIWGNQELTKNLSMEGFYLTNHDKIRLDPKRTYFSNNDFASDDATQVFVGFGRRRDMNFPPSNPVPPIPGAGAALSGIASALYGPYDPAAAVWAPRSADHDPSDNGQYGVAFRLLTPELNNTEFGLFYLNYHSRIPMFSGIKGKPTSVLTGGPLVSTFCATPGLTSLCHTGTATYFAEYPEDIHLTGISFNTAGPAGIALQGEYSYRSNVPVQYATPELLLAALGAPNLITGYTQIPGLPAGASAAALVPDGTYIQGYQRLKMNQFQMTATKSQPSVAGADQLILLGEVGVTWFNGMPTDVKFNGPAVYLPATAQGAAAGSAYSVQETGFLTKTSWGYRLIGRLEYNNALLGGNISPRLAWAQDVSGVGPTFNEGVKSASIGASWDYQRQWLVDLQYTSYFGGRTYCGTDSTVTPGQSPSFCSAANPLKDRDFYSLSVSYSF; this is translated from the coding sequence ATGACACCCGCCTTCCGTCCCATGCTGAAGCCCCTCGTGTTGGCAGTCCTGCTCGCCGGGGCGGGGCCCGCGCTCGCCTTCCAGTTCGATACGGATTTCGGCGTGAAGGGCAGCTTCGACACCACCGTTTCCTACGGCATTTCCGTGCGCGCCAGCGACCGGGATCCCAACCTCATCGGCATCATGAACGGGGGCACTTCGCGCTCCGTGAACGAGGATGACGGCGACCTGAACTACAAGAGGAACAGCCCGTTCGCCAACATCATCAAGGCCACGTCCGACCTCGAGCTGAAATACGGCCGATGGGGTTTCTTCGGGCGCGGCACGGCGTTCTACGACTGGACGAACATGAACAAGGACAACCTGGGGCCCACCGCGATCGATCGCGTCGGAAAGAATTTCGTGGGCCTAGACGGATTCATCAGCGCCTCCTTCGAGCCGTTCGACAAGAACCTGCGCCTGCGCGCCGGCCGCCAGGTGATCAGCTGGGGCGAGAGCACGCTGATCCCCAACGGCATCAACGTCATCAACCCCGTGGATATCTCGAAGCTGCGCGTCCCGGGCTCGGAGTTGAAGGAAGCGTTCCTCCCGACCCAGGGCATCTGGGGCAACCAGGAACTCACCAAGAACCTGAGCATGGAAGGCTTCTACCTCACCAACCACGACAAGATCCGCCTGGATCCGAAGAGAACCTACTTCTCCAACAACGATTTCGCGTCCGACGACGCAACCCAGGTGTTTGTCGGGTTCGGGCGGCGCCGTGACATGAATTTCCCGCCGTCCAACCCGGTTCCGCCGATTCCAGGGGCCGGGGCGGCGCTGAGCGGTATCGCCAGTGCGCTCTACGGCCCCTATGATCCCGCGGCCGCCGTCTGGGCCCCGCGTTCCGCCGACCACGATCCCAGCGACAACGGGCAATATGGCGTCGCGTTTCGCCTGCTGACTCCGGAACTCAATAACACGGAGTTCGGCCTCTTCTACCTGAATTATCACAGCCGGATCCCGATGTTCTCGGGCATCAAGGGGAAGCCGACCTCGGTTCTCACCGGCGGCCCGCTCGTTTCCACGTTCTGCGCGACGCCGGGACTGACCTCCCTCTGCCATACGGGTACCGCCACCTACTTTGCGGAGTATCCGGAAGACATCCACCTCACGGGCATCAGCTTCAATACGGCGGGGCCGGCCGGAATCGCGCTGCAGGGCGAGTACTCGTACCGCTCCAACGTGCCGGTCCAGTACGCCACGCCGGAACTGCTGCTGGCGGCGCTGGGCGCGCCCAACCTCATCACCGGTTACACGCAGATCCCCGGCCTGCCTGCCGGCGCTTCGGCCGCCGCGCTCGTCCCGGATGGCACGTACATCCAGGGCTACCAGCGGCTGAAGATGAACCAGTTCCAGATGACCGCGACGAAGAGCCAGCCCAGCGTCGCGGGGGCTGACCAGCTCATTCTCCTGGGCGAGGTCGGCGTCACGTGGTTCAACGGCATGCCGACGGACGTCAAGTTCAACGGCCCGGCGGTGTACCTGCCGGCGACGGCGCAGGGCGCCGCCGCGGGCTCGGCCTACTCGGTCCAGGAAACCGGGTTCCTCACGAAGACCTCATGGGGCTATCGCCTGATCGGCCGTCTCGAATACAACAATGCGTTGCTGGGCGGGAACATCTCGCCGCGGCTCGCCTGGGCGCAGGACGTGAGTGGTGTCGGCCCGACCTTCAACGAGGGCGTGAAGTCGGCCTCGATCGGCGCATCCTGGGATTACCAGCGCCAGTGGCTGGTGGATCTCCAGTACACGTCGTACTTCGGCGGGCGCACCTATTGCGGCACGGATTCCACCGTGACGCCGGGCCAGAGTCCCAGCTTCTGCTCGGCCGCCAACCCGCTCAAGGACCGCGACTTCTATTCGCTGAGCGTCAGCTACTCGTTCTGA